CAACTCTGTTTCAGATTATAAGTAATTTATAAAGTTGATTTAGGGTCACTTTGAAATGACCCTAGAAGTTGGTGACACTTGGGTATGCAGTTATCtaaaagaaatttgaaacagTTTCCAACACTCAGCTTTTTGAATGTGCAAAACTGATAAACTAGTCCGttatgggaaaaaaagacaataagaaataaatacGGAAATTAGCAAAAACCAGTATTAAGCATATGTCTTTATGAATAAGACTTAATCACACACTTCATTTTGCAAATACAAAAGGGTCTTTTGAAATGTATTAATTAAAGTTAACTGCTGTAGACAGGCTGCTTTGCAGGGTCTTGGTCCTCTCTCCCTATTAGCATAGCATTAGCGACAGCCGAAGAAATTGGGTTAATAAAGCCGGATATCGTAGCAGAGCCGCTCCGGCGCAAACTGGCGCGGACAGCTCGGTCCCCCAGGGCGGCCGCCGgctgtgctgggggtgggggcgggccgGGGGGGCGAGGGGGACCCCGGCTGGTGGCAGAGTTCTGAGTTGAGCACCGACTTTAAAAAACACAGACCCCGTCCTCACACCGACTTTAAAAGAGACCCCATTGCGGTTCGCACCGGCCAGGGCGCGGCCCCCACCAGGGTACTCACCGTGGCCCTGTCTCCTCTCCCGGAAATGTGCGGAGTTGGTGGGCTGGGGGCTTGGCCGGTCGCCAGGGCTAGACCAGGCCCTTCCCTGACACCCCAGGACTCCTCCTCCATGCAGCCGCCTTTAAGCAGAGGGCGCGCCGAGGTCTCCATCCAGCTCCACCCGGGCCGCGCCAGGGTGTGGACGATCCGGCGGGGGCATTGGTGGCTGGGGAGCCCAGGGGCTGTTTAGGGAACGAATTCTGCAGCCGGCGTTAGCGTCCGCTCACCCCTAGgcaagcaagaaaacaaacacaacagaCTTGGGAGCCGCAAAGCTCCTAGCCAGGGTCTTTTTGCGGCTGCGGCCCGGCTTCTTTGAAAACGACAACTGCGGAGCCGGagccggggccggggcggggctcaTCCGCAGCTCCGCTGCTTCGGCGCGGGGGTCCTGGAGCAGGCAGAGGGGGAAGGTGCCGGGCGCGGTGCGTCCTCGGGGACACGCCCACCCGGAGCGCGGCCCGGAGGTTTGGCGAGAGCGGCCGACGGAGGCCAAAGACGCGTTCCAAAGCGAGGGCCACGACCCGCCAAGGTGGGCTACGCTGTGTCCCGCGCTCCGCCAACCCCCGGGTGGCTCAGGGGAGGACCACCTGCCCGGGGGTCGCGACCATCCTGGTTTTCTTTTTGAGGCTGAGCGGCGGCGCCCGGAAAAGCACGTTTGGTCACCCCCGTCCCGTCCCCAGGGTCGAGGGCTGGGGCGTCGGGAGGGTGCCCGTTGGGCGCTGCGGGCTCCAGGGCATGGATTCCAGCGCCCCGCTGTCCGGTTCAATCCCGCGCCCGGATGGGCTTTGCGCTTCCCGCGGGCCCAAATGTTCAGCACGCAAGGGCTGGAAGCGAGGCCTGGCCGCCTTCTCCCCGTGGGCGGGGTCCGGTGGGGGCAGGGTGACACAGTCATGGGGTCAAGGTGAAATGAAGGACGCGTTCGGAAGGAAGGGGCGGCCCGGGGCCCTTACGGCTTCCCGTTACAGTGTTTGCAAAGCGCCGAGGGCGTCCCGGAGAAGGCGGCGCACTTGTCTGGGCAGGGCAGCGCGGCGCCGGCGGAGAAGGGGTACACGGCAGCCTGGCCAAAGGGCGTCAGGGGCGCGGCGGCCACCGGAGCGGCCAAGCCCTGGCCCTGGTTGAGGTAGGCCACGAGGCGCCGCATCTCATCCAGGGCCTGTGCCTGCATGAGGATGTAGTTCTTGGCGAGCAGCAGCGTGGCGATCTTGGAGAGCTTGCGCACCGACGGGCTGTGCGCGTAGGGGATGACGGCGCGCAGCCCGTCCAGCGCGTCGTTGAGGTCGTGCATGCGCCGCCGCTCCCGCGCATTGATGCTCAGCCGCAGCGAGCGCTGCTCCCGGGGCCGCCGCCGCCCGTCCGCCGCGCCCCCGGGCCCGCGCCGTCGCCGCCGCTGCTCGAAGGCGTCATCCTCGTCGCCGCTCTGCTCGCCGCTGCTCTCGGCCGCCGCGGCCGGAGCTCGGGGAGCGGACGCCACGGGGAGGTCGCCGCCCGGGCCCGGCGCGCCGTAGCCGAGGGCCGCCTCGGGCCCCCGGGCCGCCCCGTAGGCGAGGCCCACAGCCGCCGCCGCGTAGCCGTGGCTCAGCGCCAGGTACGCGTCCCCCGACAGCGACTTGAGCTCGGCCATGGCCGCGCCTCCGGGGCCCGAGGGCTCGCCGGGCAGGCAGGCGCTCATGCGGCCCGGCCCGAGCCTCCCCGGGGTCCGCGC
This genomic stretch from Globicephala melas chromosome 15, mGloMel1.2, whole genome shotgun sequence harbors:
- the BHLHE23 gene encoding class E basic helix-loop-helix protein 23, which translates into the protein MSACLPGEPSGPGGAAMAELKSLSGDAYLALSHGYAAAAVGLAYGAARGPEAALGYGAPGPGGDLPVASAPRAPAAAAESSGEQSGDEDDAFEQRRRRRGPGGAADGRRRPREQRSLRLSINARERRRMHDLNDALDGLRAVIPYAHSPSVRKLSKIATLLLAKNYILMQAQALDEMRRLVAYLNQGQGLAAPVAAAPLTPFGQAAVYPFSAGAALPCPDKCAAFSGTPSALCKHCNGKP